In the genome of Alphaproteobacteria bacterium, one region contains:
- the lipA gene encoding lipoyl synthase: MADLVPSAPVSRHGPADRALRHPEKAHRPDQESGRKPKWIRVKAPVGKLYHETRRIVSEQNLATVCEEAGCPNIGECWQQRHATLMILGSVCTRACSFCNIATGKPPALNPHEPERVADAVAELGLRHVVITSVDRDDLPDGGATHFARTIKHIRARCPDTTIEILTPDFQGKPAALDIVLRNPPDVFNHNLETVPGLYPEVRPGAKYYGSLKLLDRVKERNPSLFTKSGIMVGLGETRQQVAQVMDDLRAADVDFLTIGQYLQPTPKHHKVADYVTPEQFDAYARMARGKGFLLVSSSPLTRSSYHADSDFAALRAAREAKLAAPGATV; this comes from the coding sequence ATGGCCGACCTTGTCCCCTCCGCCCCTGTTTCCCGCCATGGCCCCGCCGACCGGGCGCTGCGCCACCCGGAGAAAGCCCACCGCCCCGACCAGGAGTCCGGCCGCAAGCCGAAATGGATCCGGGTCAAGGCGCCGGTGGGCAAGCTCTATCACGAGACCCGGCGCATCGTGTCGGAGCAGAACCTCGCCACCGTGTGCGAGGAGGCCGGCTGCCCCAATATCGGCGAGTGCTGGCAACAGCGGCACGCCACCCTGATGATCCTGGGCAGCGTCTGCACCCGTGCCTGCTCGTTCTGCAACATCGCCACCGGCAAGCCGCCGGCGCTGAACCCGCACGAGCCGGAGCGGGTGGCCGATGCTGTGGCGGAGTTGGGCCTGCGCCATGTGGTCATCACCAGCGTCGACCGCGACGACCTGCCGGACGGCGGCGCCACCCATTTCGCCCGCACCATCAAGCACATCCGCGCCCGCTGCCCGGACACCACCATCGAAATCCTCACCCCGGATTTCCAGGGCAAGCCGGCGGCGCTGGACATCGTGCTGCGCAATCCGCCGGACGTCTTCAACCACAATCTGGAGACGGTGCCCGGCCTCTATCCCGAGGTGCGGCCCGGCGCGAAATATTACGGCTCGCTGAAGCTGCTGGACCGGGTGAAGGAGCGCAATCCGTCCCTCTTCACCAAATCGGGCATCATGGTCGGCCTGGGCGAGACCCGGCAACAGGTGGCGCAGGTGATGGACGACCTGCGCGCCGCGGACGTGGATTTCCTGACCATCGGCCAGTATCTGCAACCGACGCCGAAGCACCACAAGGTGGCCGACTATGTGACGCCGGAGCAGTTCGACGCCTATGCCCGCATGGCGCGCGGCAAGGGCTTCCTGCTGGTTTCGTCCAGTCCCCTGACCCGCTCCAGCTATCACGCCGACAGCGATTTCGCCGCCCTGCGCGCCGCCCGCGAGGCCAAGCTCGCCGCCCCGGGCGCGACCGTCTGA
- a CDS encoding type II toxin-antitoxin system RatA family toxin, producing the protein MPTHAERRFLPYRPEQLYALVADVERYPEFLPWCTACRITSRNGHVITADLIIGFKMIRERFTSRVTLSPEERIDVEYTSGPLRYLNNHWRFEPAPGGCVIDFHIDFEFKSRLFQRLAGVVFNEAVRRMVAAFEARAKVLYRPIPASAGRSPLPDTVSGD; encoded by the coding sequence TTGCCGACCCATGCCGAACGCCGTTTCCTGCCCTATCGCCCGGAACAGCTGTACGCCCTGGTTGCGGACGTGGAGCGCTATCCGGAATTCCTGCCCTGGTGCACGGCCTGCCGCATCACCAGCCGCAACGGCCATGTCATCACCGCCGATCTGATCATCGGCTTCAAAATGATCCGCGAGCGCTTCACCAGCCGGGTCACCCTGTCTCCCGAAGAGCGAATCGACGTCGAATACACCAGCGGCCCGCTGCGCTATCTGAACAATCACTGGCGGTTCGAGCCGGCGCCCGGTGGCTGTGTCATCGATTTTCACATCGACTTCGAGTTCAAATCGCGCCTGTTCCAGCGGCTGGCCGGCGTGGTGTTCAACGAGGCGGTGCGGCGCATGGTGGCGGCGTTCGAAGCCCGCGCCAAAGTCCTCTATCGGCCGATCCCGGCATCCGCCGGTCGATCCCCCCTACCCGACACGGTGTCGGGGGATTAG
- a CDS encoding FAD-dependent oxidoreductase, whose amino-acid sequence MRERIVVVGAGQAGASLVTKLRELGFDGPLTLIGDEPVPPYQRPPLSKKFLLGQMEEARLYLRRADVYDEQRIDLRVGTTVDSIDRDHKAVILASGERIGYDKLAFATGATPRRLPAAIGGHLDGVYTLRSIADVDAMRPEFQSGRRLLVVGGGYIGLEAAAVAAMQGLQVTLIEMAPRILQRVAAEPTSDYFRALHTEHGVAIREATGITRLVGENGRVSAAELGDGETLPVDFVIVGIGIQPNSGLAADAGLATTNGIQVDAQGRSVCDPAIFAAGDCAVFPFRGEPTRLESVQNAIEQAEAVAATMLGSEALYVPVPWFWSDQFKCKLQIAGLNRGYARTIVRPGAKPGAQSVWYFSGSGRVLAVDAMNDPRAYMAGKRWLEARQSPTPAMIEDPAADLLKLAPTG is encoded by the coding sequence ATGCGGGAACGGATTGTCGTGGTCGGGGCGGGTCAGGCCGGCGCGTCTCTCGTGACGAAATTGCGCGAGCTCGGCTTCGACGGCCCGCTGACGCTGATCGGCGACGAACCCGTCCCCCCCTATCAACGCCCGCCGCTCTCGAAAAAGTTCCTGCTGGGCCAGATGGAAGAGGCCCGCCTCTATCTGCGCCGCGCCGACGTCTATGACGAACAGCGGATCGACCTGCGGGTCGGCACCACGGTCGACAGTATCGACCGCGACCACAAGGCCGTGATCCTGGCGAGCGGCGAGCGCATCGGTTACGACAAGCTGGCCTTTGCCACCGGCGCCACGCCGCGCAGATTGCCGGCGGCCATCGGCGGCCATCTGGACGGCGTCTACACGCTCCGCTCCATCGCCGATGTGGATGCAATGCGGCCCGAATTCCAATCCGGACGGCGGCTGTTGGTGGTGGGCGGTGGCTATATCGGGCTGGAAGCCGCGGCGGTGGCGGCGATGCAGGGGCTCCAGGTCACGCTGATCGAGATGGCGCCCCGCATCCTGCAACGGGTGGCGGCGGAGCCCACCAGCGACTATTTCCGCGCCCTCCACACCGAACACGGCGTCGCCATCCGCGAGGCGACCGGCATCACCCGTCTGGTGGGCGAGAACGGACGCGTGAGCGCAGCCGAACTCGGCGACGGCGAGACATTGCCGGTGGATTTCGTCATTGTCGGCATCGGCATCCAGCCGAATTCCGGCCTGGCCGCCGACGCCGGCCTCGCCACCACAAACGGCATCCAGGTGGACGCCCAGGGCCGCAGCGTCTGCGACCCCGCCATTTTCGCCGCGGGCGACTGTGCCGTGTTCCCGTTCCGGGGCGAGCCGACCCGGCTCGAATCCGTGCAAAACGCCATCGAGCAGGCCGAAGCCGTGGCCGCGACCATGCTGGGCAGTGAGGCCCTTTATGTCCCCGTTCCATGGTTTTGGAGCGATCAGTTCAAGTGCAAGTTGCAGATTGCTGGGCTGAATCGCGGTTATGCCCGCACCATCGTTCGTCCGGGCGCGAAGCCGGGGGCGCAGTCGGTCTGGTATTTCTCCGGCTCCGGCCGGGTGCTGGCGGTGGACGCCATGAACGACCCCCGCGCCTATATGGCGGGCAAGCGCTGGCTGGAGGCGCGCCAGAGCCCGACCCCGGCCATGATCGAAGATCCCGCCGCCGACCTGCTGAAGCTGGCGCCGACGGGCTGA
- a CDS encoding alcohol dehydrogenase catalytic domain-containing protein — protein sequence MLALQKTEPAFGAVLADRPEPAIGEGEVLVQVEAAGICGSDVHMYEWTPGYEWLIPALPVTMGHEFCGRVARLGPGVSGLAEGDPVVVMPSYSCGTCERCRAGKPDTCAERKSIGLSVDGGFARFVRAPARNCLPIGEDLPPHIAALAEPLVVGDRAVQIGAVEAGQDVVVLGPGIIGLATAFIAKQAGAASVTIVGKDDPLRLGIARELGVDRIVDLADGGPTLADHIAERSVDRVFEATGFGESITQGLGLLKDYGILTAIGIHAAPASFDVTPFVRRKLQMRGSHGAGRDSWDRVLPLLPDHQNALGAIVTHQIPLGEAIEGFEMSRRREACKVVIRPGMA from the coding sequence ATGCTCGCCCTGCAAAAGACCGAACCCGCCTTCGGCGCCGTGCTCGCCGACCGCCCCGAACCCGCCATCGGCGAAGGCGAGGTGCTGGTGCAAGTGGAGGCCGCCGGCATTTGCGGCTCCGACGTGCACATGTACGAGTGGACGCCCGGCTATGAATGGCTGATCCCGGCCCTGCCCGTCACCATGGGCCATGAATTCTGTGGCCGCGTCGCCCGCCTCGGCCCCGGCGTCTCCGGCCTGGCGGAGGGCGACCCGGTCGTGGTCATGCCCAGCTATTCCTGCGGCACCTGCGAGCGCTGCCGCGCCGGCAAGCCGGACACCTGTGCCGAGCGCAAATCCATCGGCCTGTCGGTCGATGGCGGCTTCGCCCGCTTCGTCCGCGCCCCGGCCCGCAACTGCCTGCCCATCGGCGAGGACCTGCCGCCGCACATCGCAGCATTGGCCGAGCCGCTGGTGGTCGGCGACCGGGCGGTGCAGATCGGCGCGGTCGAGGCCGGCCAGGACGTGGTCGTGCTCGGCCCCGGCATTATCGGCCTCGCCACCGCCTTCATCGCAAAACAGGCGGGGGCCGCCTCCGTCACCATTGTCGGCAAGGACGATCCGTTGCGCCTCGGCATCGCCCGCGAACTGGGCGTCGACCGCATTGTCGACCTGGCCGATGGCGGCCCGACGCTGGCCGACCATATCGCCGAACGCTCGGTCGACCGGGTGTTCGAGGCCACCGGCTTCGGCGAAAGCATCACCCAGGGGCTGGGCCTGCTGAAGGATTACGGCATTCTGACCGCCATCGGCATCCACGCCGCCCCGGCCAGCTTCGACGTGACGCCCTTTGTGCGCCGCAAGCTGCAGATGCGCGGCTCGCACGGCGCCGGACGGGACAGTTGGGACCGGGTGCTGCCGCTGCTGCCGGACCACCAGAACGCCCTCGGCGCCATCGTCACCCACCAGATCCCGCTCGGCGAGGCCATCGAGGGCTTCGAGATGAGCCGCCGGCGCGAGGCCTGCAAGGTGGTGATCCGCCCCGGCATGGCGTAA
- a CDS encoding Lin0512 family protein — protein sequence MAWKRMVLEIGMGTDIRGDDSTKAAVRALKDALWHNSLTIGAAVGQDADAMRVAVTIGVPNPETVDKQQVLDVLPHGTGTCEVVEGGLRMPNARGTDVTLIAHAAAVVYLDIPDAAE from the coding sequence ATGGCCTGGAAACGCATGGTGCTCGAAATCGGCATGGGCACCGACATCCGCGGCGACGACAGCACCAAGGCTGCCGTCCGCGCCCTGAAAGACGCCCTCTGGCACAACTCGCTGACCATCGGTGCGGCGGTGGGCCAGGATGCCGACGCCATGCGCGTCGCCGTCACCATCGGCGTGCCGAACCCGGAGACCGTCGACAAGCAGCAGGTGCTGGACGTGCTGCCGCACGGCACCGGCACCTGCGAGGTGGTGGAAGGCGGCCTGCGCATGCCGAACGCCCGCGGCACCGACGTCACCCTGATCGCGCACGCGGCCGCGGTCGTCTATCTCGATATCCCGGACGCGGCGGAGTAA
- a CDS encoding Lin0512 family protein, with product MAGKRIILEMGAGNDLHGGNYTKAAVRAVQDALHHSSLTFIRTLNVDKDKIDVVATIGVQDPAAVDRAEVAKQFPVGHVTVKPVKGGLDVPDEAVGDVAVIASAAIEVWLRD from the coding sequence ATGGCAGGCAAACGCATCATCCTGGAAATGGGCGCCGGCAACGACTTGCACGGCGGCAACTACACCAAGGCGGCGGTGCGGGCGGTGCAGGACGCGCTGCACCATTCCTCGCTGACCTTCATCCGCACCCTGAACGTGGACAAGGACAAGATCGACGTGGTCGCCACGATCGGCGTGCAGGACCCGGCGGCGGTGGACAGGGCGGAGGTCGCCAAGCAATTCCCGGTCGGCCATGTCACGGTGAAGCCGGTCAAGGGCGGGCTCGACGTGCCGGACGAGGCCGTGGGCGACGTCGCCGTCATCGCCAGCGCCGCCATCGAGGTCTGGTTGCGGGACTGA
- a CDS encoding CoA transferase, translating into MSADATLLSGFCVAQLGPGLAAAVCGRLFADCGAAVTTVDAAGDTPLAAHLNRGKPAAGLGDAVASADLIVAEGSPRTLAVHGFAPQALRRLNPMAALVLVSPFGQTGPRAEDPATDLTLMAASGIQRMLTGQVDDLSEPPVRATGRQSAMIGGLAAACAGLHAALGRTPGAIVDVSLHEALATLAMTELTRVGQTGRSWGRKRLTDGNGATVCILPARDGYAAISPREEKQWQAWLAAMGSPAWGAEPRFAKKADRIANWDALHALMSEWSRGHPKQWIADTAQAAHVPSFPLRDLAEQFASPQLAERGFWRTSANGTRSPSLPARVTHAPAEPRPFPAEGALPLAGLRVLDFSWVIAGPTATRHLAALGAEVIKVEAPGKGDPGRGSELHTVLGQAKKAVVLDLKRPEAVAVAKRLAAESDVLIENFATGVMDRLGLGAADLQALNPDLTYISASGMGRTGPEAKAVAYGTLLQCYAGFAGLNRHPERPPRVGFAWVDPMCGLLLPFLAAAGLWRRARAGGGSRVDLSMVEALLWTLAEPVLAAQTEAGAQPQGNRDPAMSPHGVYPCHGADAWLALAVRSDGDWQALCRLVLALAPLADAGLADRQAAHERIDAAIAGWTSGQTPEAAARALVAAGLAASPVATSADLLASEHLAARGFWEPSGPGALPGLPWQASFGRANGPAPTLGQHTDAVLTDIAGLAEAERARLRATGAVA; encoded by the coding sequence GTGAGCGCTGATGCCACCCTTCTCTCCGGCTTTTGCGTCGCCCAGTTGGGGCCGGGACTGGCGGCGGCGGTCTGCGGCCGCCTGTTCGCCGATTGCGGCGCAGCGGTGACGACGGTGGACGCCGCCGGCGACACGCCGCTGGCCGCCCATCTGAACCGCGGCAAGCCGGCTGCCGGCCTCGGCGACGCGGTCGCGTCCGCCGACCTGATCGTCGCCGAGGGCTCGCCGCGCACCCTGGCGGTCCATGGTTTCGCCCCGCAGGCGCTGCGGCGGCTCAACCCCATGGCCGCGCTGGTCCTGGTCTCGCCCTTCGGCCAGACCGGCCCCCGCGCCGAGGACCCCGCCACCGACCTCACCCTGATGGCGGCGAGCGGCATCCAGCGGATGCTGACCGGCCAGGTGGATGACCTTTCGGAGCCGCCGGTGCGCGCCACCGGCCGCCAGTCCGCGATGATCGGCGGCCTCGCCGCCGCCTGCGCCGGCCTGCATGCCGCGCTCGGCCGGACGCCGGGCGCCATCGTCGACGTCTCGCTGCACGAGGCGCTCGCCACGCTCGCGATGACCGAACTGACCCGCGTCGGCCAGACCGGCCGCTCCTGGGGCCGCAAGCGCCTGACCGACGGCAACGGCGCCACCGTCTGCATCCTGCCGGCGCGCGACGGCTATGCCGCCATCTCGCCGCGCGAGGAGAAGCAGTGGCAGGCCTGGCTCGCAGCCATGGGCTCGCCCGCCTGGGGCGCGGAGCCGCGCTTTGCAAAGAAAGCCGACCGCATCGCCAACTGGGACGCCCTGCACGCGCTGATGAGCGAGTGGAGCCGCGGCCACCCGAAGCAATGGATCGCCGACACCGCCCAGGCCGCCCACGTCCCGAGCTTTCCCCTGCGCGATCTGGCCGAGCAGTTCGCCTCGCCGCAACTGGCGGAGCGCGGCTTCTGGCGCACGTCGGCCAACGGCACCCGTAGCCCCAGCCTGCCGGCGCGCGTCACGCACGCCCCGGCCGAACCCCGGCCCTTTCCGGCAGAGGGCGCCCTGCCGCTTGCGGGCCTGCGGGTGCTGGATTTCTCCTGGGTCATCGCCGGCCCGACCGCGACCCGGCATCTGGCCGCCCTGGGGGCCGAGGTCATCAAGGTCGAGGCGCCGGGCAAGGGCGACCCCGGCCGCGGCTCGGAACTGCACACGGTGCTGGGACAGGCGAAAAAGGCCGTGGTGCTGGACCTGAAACGGCCGGAAGCCGTGGCTGTCGCCAAGCGACTGGCCGCCGAATCCGACGTCTTGATCGAGAATTTCGCCACCGGCGTCATGGACCGGCTGGGCCTCGGCGCGGCCGACTTGCAGGCGCTGAACCCGGACCTGACCTACATCTCCGCCAGCGGCATGGGCCGCACCGGGCCGGAGGCAAAAGCCGTCGCCTATGGCACGCTGCTGCAATGCTATGCCGGGTTCGCCGGCCTGAACCGCCATCCGGAGCGGCCGCCGCGGGTCGGCTTCGCCTGGGTCGACCCGATGTGCGGCCTGCTGCTGCCCTTCCTCGCCGCCGCCGGCCTCTGGCGGCGGGCGCGGGCCGGCGGTGGCAGCCGCGTCGACCTCTCCATGGTCGAGGCGCTGCTCTGGACCCTGGCCGAGCCGGTGCTGGCGGCCCAGACCGAGGCCGGCGCCCAGCCCCAGGGCAATCGCGACCCGGCCATGAGCCCGCACGGCGTCTATCCCTGCCACGGCGCGGACGCGTGGCTGGCGCTGGCGGTACGGAGCGACGGCGACTGGCAGGCGCTCTGCCGGCTGGTGCTGGCGCTGGCGCCCCTGGCCGACGCGGGGCTCGCGGATCGCCAGGCCGCGCACGAGCGAATCGATGCGGCGATTGCCGGCTGGACCTCAGGACAGACGCCCGAAGCCGCCGCCCGCGCCCTCGTCGCCGCGGGCCTGGCCGCGTCCCCGGTCGCCACCTCCGCCGACCTGCTGGCGAGCGAGCACCTGGCCGCCCGCGGTTTCTGGGAGCCCTCCGGCCCCGGCGCCCTGCCCGGCCTGCCCTGGCAGGCGAGCTTCGGCCGTGCCAACGGTCCCGCCCCGACCCTGGGCCAGCACACCGACGCCGTCCTGACGGACATCGCAGGCCTGGCCGAGGCCGAGCGCGCCCGCCTGCGCGCCACCGGCGCGGTGGCCTGA
- a CDS encoding metallophosphoesterase family protein — protein MRFAAIADIHGNLDALEAVLADIAVQGIGDVVNLGDHVSGPMLAAGTADRLMALDFTTIRGDQDRRLLELHARGPEASRRRDFRELEPRHFAWMADQPETLLWREEVFLCHGSPRDDACYWLDRVRPDGGLEATPLAALAAAAEGIDASLILCAHTHLPRAVRLADGRMAVNPGSVGLPGYRGAAPVPHTVQTGTPAACYAILEQTPAGWSTTFRQVPYDARAMAAMAARNGLPDWGRALLTGWVDGAEAG, from the coding sequence ATGCGCTTTGCCGCCATCGCCGACATCCACGGCAATCTCGACGCGCTGGAAGCGGTTCTGGCGGACATTGCCGTCCAGGGCATCGGCGACGTGGTCAATCTGGGCGATCATGTGAGTGGCCCGATGCTGGCGGCCGGGACCGCGGACCGGCTGATGGCGCTGGACTTCACCACGATCCGCGGCGACCAGGACCGCCGCCTGCTGGAACTTCACGCCCGGGGGCCGGAGGCCTCGCGCCGGCGGGATTTCCGCGAACTGGAGCCCCGGCACTTCGCCTGGATGGCCGACCAGCCGGAGACCCTGCTTTGGCGGGAGGAGGTCTTTCTCTGCCATGGCTCGCCCCGCGACGACGCCTGCTACTGGCTGGACCGGGTGCGCCCCGACGGCGGCCTGGAGGCGACGCCGCTGGCCGCCCTTGCCGCTGCGGCGGAGGGCATCGACGCCTCGCTGATTCTCTGCGCCCACACCCACCTGCCGCGGGCGGTGCGACTGGCGGACGGGCGTATGGCGGTCAATCCCGGCAGCGTCGGCCTACCGGGCTATCGGGGTGCTGCGCCCGTGCCGCACACGGTCCAGACCGGCACTCCCGCCGCCTGCTATGCCATCCTGGAACAGACCCCGGCCGGCTGGAGCACGACCTTCCGCCAAGTGCCCTACGACGCCCGCGCCATGGCGGCGATGGCCGCCCGCAACGGCCTGCCCGACTGGGGCCGCGCCCTCTTGACCGGCTGGGTCGACGGCGCGGAGGCGGGTTGA
- a CDS encoding enoyl-CoA hydratase/isomerase family protein, with the protein MPLDYEKRDGVAYITLNNPAKANILDKQMSDDIAAAWIDLWEDRDVRCAIVTGAGDRHFCAGHNLGAHPDLTAEDKEYLRTQRIFWPLAGTVHGQVTGVDGRMGDHYPRVWKPVIAAVNGWAAGAGLYMVLASTDIRLASAEHAKFKFGLTSQGWLGHGPGASLLIKQLRYIDAMKILLTDEPILAEQALRVGLINEVVPHEKLMERAEEIAAHIKKMPPVAVRMMKEFVVRFGDLPTDQAWHVQNLINNLLIQTTMDGEEGRAAFNAKRPPDFTGTLRRRGEPWPDLSEEEAARLDEAYRSGEF; encoded by the coding sequence ATGCCACTCGATTACGAAAAGCGCGACGGCGTCGCCTATATCACGCTCAACAACCCGGCCAAGGCCAACATTCTCGACAAGCAGATGTCCGACGACATCGCCGCCGCGTGGATCGATCTGTGGGAGGACCGGGACGTGCGCTGCGCCATCGTCACCGGCGCCGGCGACCGGCATTTCTGCGCCGGCCACAATCTGGGCGCCCACCCGGACCTGACGGCCGAGGACAAGGAATATCTGCGCACCCAGCGCATTTTCTGGCCGCTGGCCGGCACGGTGCATGGCCAGGTGACGGGCGTCGACGGGCGCATGGGCGACCACTATCCGCGGGTCTGGAAGCCGGTCATCGCCGCGGTGAACGGCTGGGCGGCGGGGGCCGGGCTCTACATGGTGCTGGCCTCGACCGATATCCGGCTCGCCAGCGCCGAGCATGCCAAGTTCAAGTTCGGCCTCACCTCCCAGGGCTGGCTCGGGCACGGGCCGGGGGCGAGCCTGCTGATCAAGCAGCTCCGCTATATCGACGCCATGAAAATCCTGCTGACCGACGAGCCGATCCTGGCGGAGCAGGCGCTGCGCGTCGGCCTCATCAACGAGGTGGTGCCGCACGAAAAGCTGATGGAACGGGCGGAGGAAATCGCGGCGCATATCAAGAAAATGCCGCCGGTCGCGGTGCGCATGATGAAGGAGTTCGTGGTCCGCTTCGGCGACCTGCCGACCGATCAGGCCTGGCATGTGCAGAACCTGATCAACAACCTGCTGATCCAGACCACGATGGACGGCGAGGAAGGCCGCGCCGCGTTCAACGCCAAGCGTCCCCCCGACTTCACCGGCACGCTCCGCCGCCGCGGCGAGCCCTGGCCGGACCTGTCGGAGGAAGAAGCCGCACGCCTGGACGAGGCCTATCGCAGCGGCGAATTCTGA
- a CDS encoding prolyl oligopeptidase family serine peptidase has product MSHHYHPIGGGLAKQLVVLLHGYGADGEDLIALAPMLGQVLPEAAFVAPNAPFPCAAGWGYQWFDVWDADGARRLEGARLADKILQPFYDAQLQAHNVPAEELYIVGFSQGTMMALHSGLRRPVPPRAIVGFAGRLMAAHLLADELACRPPIMLAHGAEDDVVPVESLEQANAALRAAGLEVESHVIEGLGHGIDETGILYAARFLKRIHDDAA; this is encoded by the coding sequence ATGAGCCACCACTACCACCCGATCGGCGGCGGCCTGGCGAAACAACTGGTGGTGTTGCTGCACGGCTATGGTGCCGATGGCGAGGACCTGATCGCGCTCGCGCCGATGCTGGGCCAGGTGCTGCCGGAGGCCGCCTTCGTCGCGCCGAACGCGCCCTTCCCCTGCGCCGCCGGCTGGGGCTATCAGTGGTTCGACGTCTGGGATGCCGACGGCGCCCGGCGGCTGGAAGGCGCCCGCCTCGCCGACAAGATCCTGCAACCCTTCTACGACGCGCAGTTGCAGGCGCACAATGTGCCGGCAGAGGAACTGTATATCGTTGGCTTCAGCCAGGGCACGATGATGGCGCTGCATTCCGGCCTGCGCCGGCCGGTTCCGCCGCGGGCCATCGTCGGATTCGCCGGGCGCCTGATGGCGGCTCACCTGCTGGCCGACGAACTGGCCTGCCGCCCGCCGATCATGCTGGCGCACGGCGCCGAGGACGACGTGGTGCCGGTGGAAAGCCTGGAGCAGGCCAACGCGGCGCTCCGGGCCGCAGGGCTGGAGGTCGAAAGCCATGTGATCGAGGGGCTGGGGCACGGCATCGACGAGACCGGCATTCTCTACGCCGCCCGCTTCCTGAAACGCATCCACGACGACGCTGCCTAG
- a CDS encoding sodium:proton antiporter encodes MTALRFIAVAMLATITTASPALAEAAGAPHLDGGELGLIWIVPFVGMLLSIALFPLLAPDFWHHHFGKVAAFWAAAFVLPFLATHGIALTVYEVVHVLLLEYVPFIILLLALFTVAGGIRLTGRLVGTPAVNAGFLLVGTLLASLMGTTGAAMLLIRPLLRANEGRRYKVHTVVFFIFLVANIGGSLTPLGDPPLFLGFLKGVSFFWPTEHLLLPMALVSVLLLLLYYVVDTVMHRREGPAVAAAEAATEESLGFDGKINFLLLAGIVASVLMSGIWKPGFGIDVYHVHWELQGIVRDILLLAIAYLSWKLTSRANRDANGFTWFPIIEVAKLFAGIFLTIVPAIAILKAGTDGALGGVVAMVTSPDGEPVNIMYFWLTGLLSSFLDNAPTYLVFFNTAGGDPVHLMTDMATTLLAISAGAVFMGANTYIGNAPNFMVRAIAEERNVAMPSFFGYMLWSGGILIPTFVLVTFVFFV; translated from the coding sequence ATGACCGCATTGCGTTTTATTGCCGTGGCCATGCTGGCGACGATCACGACGGCCAGCCCCGCCCTTGCGGAGGCCGCCGGCGCGCCGCACCTGGATGGGGGCGAGCTGGGCTTGATCTGGATCGTGCCGTTCGTCGGCATGTTGCTGTCGATCGCCCTGTTTCCGCTGCTGGCACCGGATTTCTGGCACCATCATTTCGGCAAGGTCGCGGCCTTCTGGGCTGCGGCGTTCGTGCTGCCGTTTCTGGCCACGCACGGAATCGCCCTGACGGTGTACGAGGTGGTCCACGTTCTGTTGCTGGAATACGTGCCATTCATCATCCTGCTGTTGGCGCTGTTCACGGTGGCGGGCGGTATCCGCCTGACCGGGCGGCTGGTGGGAACGCCGGCGGTTAATGCCGGCTTCCTGCTGGTGGGCACCCTTCTGGCCAGTCTGATGGGCACCACCGGCGCGGCCATGCTGCTGATCCGGCCGTTGCTGCGGGCCAATGAGGGGCGGCGCTACAAGGTGCACACGGTCGTGTTCTTCATCTTCCTGGTGGCGAATATCGGCGGCTCGCTGACGCCGCTGGGCGACCCGCCGCTGTTTCTCGGCTTTTTGAAGGGCGTCTCGTTCTTCTGGCCGACCGAGCACCTGCTGCTGCCGATGGCCCTGGTCTCGGTGTTGCTGCTGCTGCTCTACTATGTCGTGGATACCGTGATGCACCGGCGCGAGGGACCCGCGGTGGCCGCAGCGGAGGCCGCCACGGAGGAGTCGCTCGGCTTCGACGGCAAGATCAACTTCCTGCTGCTGGCCGGCATCGTGGCCAGCGTCCTGATGAGCGGCATCTGGAAGCCGGGATTTGGCATCGACGTCTATCACGTGCATTGGGAATTGCAGGGGATCGTGCGCGATATCCTGCTGCTCGCGATCGCCTATCTCTCGTGGAAGCTGACCTCGCGCGCGAATCGCGACGCCAACGGCTTTACCTGGTTTCCCATCATCGAGGTCGCGAAGCTGTTCGCCGGCATCTTCCTGACCATCGTTCCCGCTATCGCCATCCTGAAAGCGGGGACGGACGGCGCGCTGGGCGGCGTGGTCGCGATGGTCACCTCGCCGGATGGCGAGCCGGTCAACATCATGTATTTCTGGCTCACCGGCCTGCTGTCCAGCTTCCTGGACAATGCGCCGACCTATCTGGTGTTCTTCAACACCGCCGGCGGCGACCCCGTGCACCTGATGACCGACATGGCGACGACGCTGCTGGCGATCTCCGCCGGTGCGGTGTTCATGGGCGCCAACACCTATATCGGCAACGCCCCCAACTTCATGGTGCGGGCCATTGCCGAGGAACGAAATGTGGCGATGCCGAGCTTTTTCGGCTATATGTTGTGGTCAGGAGGCATTCTCATTCCCACCTTCGTTTTGGTGACGTTCGTCTTCTTCGTCTGA